The Henningerozyma blattae CBS 6284 chromosome 7, complete genome region attgaaattgaaccagaatattttgaattctgGGAATAATTTCTTGAGCCTGCAAAAATGTTATTTGAGTTTGGTCTGATACTACTTGGAACTCTTGAAGGATTGAAAGGTGATTGTGGTGGTGGTTGTTGCGAGTAGTAGCTACTTAttatatcttcttcttcatcctCATCATCAGAAACTGGAGCCATGTTAATAATAGTGTCTTGAGGTCTCTTTGGAGACTGTTGCAAATTGGCAGTATATCTGTTTACTACAGGAGAATTTGGAACACTGTCACGATAAAATTGACTTCTCTTCCGACGATCTGGGGAATATCTTACTGCAGCTTTAGATGGAGATGGAGGCAACCCTTGAAAATTCCCTGAATCATAAAAGTCATCTTCATATTTatcatcaaatatattttgattattattcatattcatttgaaaattattattatgtgTTGGATCTCTTGAATTTCTGCTACCTTCAGTACTGCTATTGGTGTAAAATCTACTCAAACCAGGCCTTGAATTTCTATTCGGAGATCCTGAATTTGGATCAACCATGAAAGGATTATCGGTCATTATTTTACTTGTATTGATTTATGTCTTGATAATACAAAGCTTTAAGTCTCTTAGGaggaaatatttaaaatatgtaGACAATATGAGAAGggtattgaaaaaaatatagtgTCAAATTCCATAGacaaattcaatatatttaaataaaatttgattctcaaaaaaacaataacaaaaatCACTAACTCGTAGGGGTAACGATGTTTCAAAATTCCATATtggtaataaaaatttctttaaaaacaCTAAAAGGTATTGATCTGGGCTTAATTACCTTCCTTGAaatgtgaaaaaaattattatatattcttgtTGATTATTTTGCCCAATTAGTCCATATATTGCAATTCCCTGTTTAGGTAAAACATAAACAATCAAACCCTATATGTAACCCTACCCATTTAGGTTTGAAATTCTTTCGGAAAAGGGTTGTTAACTCgagaattattatgaaaaaaaaacaaattagGGATAACAGCATTGTTAATAAAGAAGGAGAAAAAGAGAAatcataaatttattgCAATTATGTTTAGaagtttaaaataaatacacAATTGGCAATTGAATTATAAAACATTGAAAGAGTTCAAAaagattataaaaaaatgcaaCGTCTCACCACTGCTTCAAAGATTGGATATAGAAGAACAAgtcaattatttttcaggAGAAATAATACAGGTTTAATCAATAATTATCGTAATGTTGTTCGTCTATCAAACCCCACAGAGAATTGCTTTAAAATGAATAGTATTAGATATAAATCATATAGTAGAGTACCAATTGGAGGGACAAATAAAAACGCTAGTACCAAAGTGGCAactattgaatttgataCATGGAAAGGTGCAGGTTTAATGGCAATAATTGCAGCAggattatattattattttagaaaagagaaaaaacGTATAAACGaagagaaaataaaacaagCTACACAAGGATATGGTAAACCAGCTATTGGTGGACCATTTGATCTCATCGATGCAAATGGAGAAAAATTTACTCAagagaatttgaaaaaaccAAATACTATTTCGTTGATTTATTTTGGGTTCACACATTGCCCTGATATTTGTCCCGATGAGTTAGACAAATTGGGTATATGGTTAAATACATTAAAAGATGGTTATAAAGGATACAAACTTCAGCCAATTTTCATTACGTGTGATCCTGCAAGAGATACCCCTGAAGTGATCAAGGCTTATTTGCAGGATTTCCACCCAAGCATTATAGGCTTGACTGGTACATATGAAAAAGTTAGAAGTGCTTGTAAAGCCTTTAGAGTATATTTCAGTACACCTGAGAATGTAAAGCCTGGGCAAGATTATTTGGTGGATCATTCAGTGTTTTTCTATATGATGGATTCTGAAGGTGAGTATATGGATGTATTAGGAAtgaataatgatgaagagACAGGTGttttaaagattcaaaaaaagattgATGAATACattgaagaaaagaaggaaTCTAAGAATGAAAGTAGCAAGAGTAAAAGATGGTTtagttaaaatattcattacGTTTTAAATTGTAAACATGTTAAGGAGGTAAAAATcagaaataaattt contains the following coding sequences:
- the SCO1 gene encoding Cu-binding protein SCO1 (similar to Saccharomyces cerevisiae SCO2 (YBR024W) and SCO1 (YBR037C); ancestral locus Anc_3.225), whose protein sequence is MQRLTTASKIGYRRTSQLFFRRNNTGLINNYRNVVRLSNPTENCFKMNSIRYKSYSRVPIGGTNKNASTKVATIEFDTWKGAGLMAIIAAGLYYYFRKEKKRINEEKIKQATQGYGKPAIGGPFDLIDANGEKFTQENLKKPNTISLIYFGFTHCPDICPDELDKLGIWLNTLKDGYKGYKLQPIFITCDPARDTPEVIKAYLQDFHPSIIGLTGTYEKVRSACKAFRVYFSTPENVKPGQDYLVDHSVFFYMMDSEGEYMDVLGMNNDEETGVLKIQKKIDEYIEEKKESKNESSKSKRWFS